The Nocardia vinacea genome contains the following window.
CATACGCGCCGTATCGGCGGACGTAACGAAGGAAGACCAGGTCCAGGATGTCCTCGACCGCACCCTCGAATGGCGCGGCGCGATCGACATCGTTGTCAACAACGCCGGCATAACCTCGATTCAGCCGGCTGAAGACGAGGATGTCGAAACGTTCAGCAAAGTACTGGACGTCAATCTGGTCGCGCTCTACCGCCTGTGTCACCTTGCTGGCAGACACATGCTGGAACAGGGGCGGGGAACCATTATCAACATCGCTTCTATCAACAGCTTCGTGGCCAGCTGGTCGATTCCGCAGGCGGGATACTGTGCCAGCAAGGGAGCGGTGACCAGTCTGACTCGCGAACTCGCTGCTCAGTGGGCCGATCGCGGCATCCGGGTCAATGCCCTGGCGCCGGGGTACTTTCCGAGCGAGCTCACCGAAGAACTGTTCGCCAGCAGCGCCGGCGAACGCCGGTTCCGTCGCATGCCGATGCGGCGCGGGGGACGCGAAGACGAACTCAACGGCGCCCTGGTGTTCCTTGCCAGCGACGCGTCGTCCTACATGACCGGGCAAACGCTCGTCATCGATGGCGGTTGGACAGTGGTATGACCGCAAATCCGAGCAAGGAATCAGACATGGGAAAGCACCGTGGCAAGGTTGCTTTGGTTACCGGTGCCGCACGAGGACAAGGGCGAAGCCACGCACTCGCCCTGGCGGCGGAAGGCGCCGATATCATCGCGGTCGATATCTGTTCGGATATCGCCGTGGTTCCGTACCCGCTGTCGACCGAATCGGAACTCGACGAAACCGCACAACAAATCCGGAAATTCGGCCGGCGCGTGGTTGCGCGAAAGGTCGACGTTCGCGACATGTCCGCCCAGCAGAACGTGATCGACGCCGCGGTAGCTGAGCTGGGTCGCCTGGATATCGTGGTAGCCAACGCGGGCATTCAGACGATGGGCCCGATCGAAGATATCTCCGAAGATGCCTGGAATCAGGTGATCGCGGTCAACCTCAGTGGAGTGTTCTTCACGGCGCGTGCGGTTGTCCCGCATTTGAAGCGCAACGAGGACGGCGGGGCGATCGTGATCACCAGTTCCATCGGGGGCGAGGTGGGCTTGGCCAACCTCGCGCATTACGTGGCGTCCAAGCACGGGGTCATCGGTCTGATGAAGAGTATGGCGAATGAGTTGGGGCCGTTCAACATTCGCGTCAACGCGGTGCTACCCACTTCGGTCAGAACGCCCATGATCGACAACCCGGCCACAATTGCGTTGTTCGATCCCGCGGGCGCCACCGATGGCACCTTGGACGCCGTCGCCGGCGCCTACGCGGAGATGCAATCACTGCCGTTCCCTTGGTTGGAGCCGGAAGACGTGACGGGAATGGTCATGTTCTTGGTCTCCGACGCGGCGGCGCGCATTACCGGAAGCTCGATGCGCGTCGACGGCGGCGCGATCACGAAATAGACATGGGCTCCGACACCGGGCTGGATTATTTCTCGCGGACGCCAGCCTGTACGTCTCCCGGCCGCGCGTACGTCGTATTGATCTTGATTTGGGCTACTTCGTCGCAAGCATTCTCGTCGTCTCTGCCCGACAGCGACCTTGTCGTGGATCCGGTGCGGCGGTAGTTGGGTGAGTCACTCACCCGTGAAAGGGCGGGATTTGATGACCGGGCAAACGCTCGTGCACTATCCGAAGATCGCCACTGATCCCGAGGAAATTGCTCGAGAAGCTGGGCGTCAGCGTCAATGATTTTGATCGCATCGCTGAAGCGACGTACTGGGAGTTGCCATCGGGCGCGTCGCCGGCTGTGGCCCGCACAGGCTTGCCCGACACCGGACTGGAGCGCAGGTTGCGTGAACCCGCGACGATCGCCGAGGCCCGAGTCGCCGACCGGCACGGGGAAGTCCTGGTTCCATCGCTGAACATCGCCAGCTGGTACGACGCTTTCCAGCAGGGCACGATCGATAATTACATCGCCGCACGCGAACAAAGGACTCACTGCGCGCTTGATTGTCGGGGAGCTGGTCGATCGGTTTCCCCGACCACCTCGACTTTGATCCCTACGGCCGACTCCGCGAAGAACTGTTTCGTGGCCGGCACCACCGACTGTTCCTTGGTCGCGACGGTTTCAGGCGGTGGGTTGTGACGACGGCTCGAAACTCACCTGTTCGACGATGGCTGACCGGGCACGCGAACGAGCCGGTTCGGCTGTTCGTTCCGCCCGGTCGGCCTTGGTTCAACGGGTCCGCTTTCCGCGAGCCGAGTCCTATGGATCCCGTGGATCCAGGACCCGCCGAGCCTTCGGACTAGGCCGCGGATTCCGAGACCGGCTCGACCTGCTCCGGTTCGAAGGTCTTGACGAGCACCCTTCTGGAAATCAGCCACGCGGAGTCGACTTTCCGGTACTCATCTTCGTAAATGACATTGAAACGCAGCCGCGGACCGCCACCGGCGTGCTGTGCCTCGCAGATGCAGAACGCAACCCCTGTGGCGTCAGTCTCCGAGTGGACGGTGATCACATGGTTGGTCATGTGGTGAACGACGTGTTCCGCCGTTGCCATCAGTTCGTTCCCGTAGGACGCGATTTGCTGGCGGCCCTCATGGAGACCGAAGCCGAACTGGCGCTCATCGAAAAAGCAATCCTCGGTGAACACTTCGGCCGCCCAGCGGGCGGGTTCGCCGGTGTCGATGAGATAGGCGTAGCGATGGTTCAGCTCGATTATGGCGAGTTTGTCTTCCGCGGACATGAGTACGGACCTTTCCTCGTTTGCACCGCCCCCTATATGGACAATAGTCGTCAGTATTGACTTTTACCTTCGTTTCGCAGATGTCCACGCAAAACTTGTGCGCTTGCCGCCCGGCGTCGGGCGTGGGTCAGTCGACCATGGTCAAGCCGCCGTTGACGCTGAGTACCTGACCGGTGATATAGCTGGCTTGATCGGAGACGAGAAACGTGACCGCCGTGGCGATTTCGTCGGTCCGGCCGACTCGTTTGAGGGGGATGGTGGACAACAGCATGGACTTGATGCGGTCGGATGTGTCGTCGACCCACAGAGGCGTGTCGGTGGCGCCGGGGGATACGCAGTTCGCCGTGATGCCGCGCTTGGCCCACTCTCGGGCCAAGGATTTGGTGAAGGCGATGACTCCGCCCTTCGTCGCGGCGTAGACGGCCTGTCCGCCACTGCCGACCCGGCCGGCGTCGCTGGCGATGTTGATGATTCGGCCGGCGCCACGTTCGATCATGGTTGCGCCGACTTCGTGGCAGACGAATATTGTCGACATCAGATTCACATCGACCAGATTGCGGATCTGCTCCACGCTCAGTGAGACGAACGGATCGTCGCCTGCCCATCCCACGTTGTTCACCACGATGTCGATAGGACCGAGTTCGGCGGTGACGCTGCGCGTCAGTGCCGACACCGCCTCTGGTGAAGTCACATCGCAGGTGAACCCGTGCGCACCCAGCCCCTGCTCCGACAGGTTCTGCGCCACGGCATCCGCGCGGTCACTCTCCAGGTCGCAGACGGCCACTTCGGCACCGGAATGTGCCAGCTGAGCGGCAATGGCGGCTCCGATACCCCGTCCCGATCCGGTCACCAGCGCAACCTTCCCCTCGAGAGACACCTGCATGTTCATACCTCCGTGCTTGTCGAGTGAGGTCCTGCCGGGCAACGGCTCACCGTGGCTGGATAGATCGCAATATGGACAATATTAGTCAGTATTGTGGATATCGCATTTTCCCACAAGTGGGCAACGTCGACGCGGCAGCTCTCGAGATCTTCGAGCTTTGCCGCAGCTGAACAGGCCGCTCCGTCTATGGGGCGAGCGTGAACTCTTGCGACAACGCCCGGCAGTCACCGTCGCGACGCGATCGTGAGACGAGTCCATCGGCCATGTCGAACGCGTCGGTGGCACGGCCCAACCAAAACATCGCCCGATCCGTGGTGAGTCCGCAGTAACGTACGCTGAGCGGGACGAACTCCACTCCCACGTCGACGAGATGACGACCCTTGCGCTCACCTCGCGGGGTCAAGACGACGGGGTGTCTTCGGGGGAGGGACTTCGATAGTCCACGCCTCGTAACACGGTGTCCACGAGTTGTGTCAAATAACTCTCTGTGTGGGCGATCTTGGCCAGTCCCGCAGGTGTGCTGCGGACGTGGGTGGTGATCGCACCTGCGACGAGATCGGCGATGAGGGTGGGGGTGATGCCGGGGTCGATCTCGCCACGCTCGACCGCGCGCCGGACCAGGGCTCGGGTCGCGCGAATGTAGTCCGGATAGTCGAGTTCACCGATGACCTCCGCCAGCTCCTTGTTGGACTGCCGGTCCATCAAAAGGCGGCTGGTCATCAATCCTTCGATGCTCTGCGCGAACGCCATCCACTGCCTGGCGAACTCCCGGAGGTCCAGCTCGAGGTTGCCGAGGTTGATGTTTCCGACCGATGGGGCGGCCGAGCGAACCGCGTCGACCAGCAACGCCGCCTTGTTGGGCCAGCGTAGGTAAAGTGAACCCTTACCCACACCGGCTCGTTTTGCGACTTCGTCCACGGTGAAACCGCTCCATCCGCGGTCGCCGTACACCGTCCGAGCGGCATCCAGGACTCGCTCGTCCAAATTGGGTACCCGTGGTCGTCCGACGGCGCGCGACGATGACGTCATAGCTTGCACCATACCGTGATTCGCGGTGATGGCGAAGCCGTCCGCTCAGCCCCATGCGGCGATCGCAGGCGCGCGGGGTATATTTCCGATAAGTTTCGTCCAGAATAGGCTGATGTCGGGTTTTGGCCCTCCAGCCCCACCGACTTATGCGAAAGCCACCTATCGAGAGGCAGTCTTATGGCCCAGCCGAACAGTCCGACGTCGAGCCAACTGGAAGTCGAGCAGGTCGACGGAGTCCTCACTCTGACCATGAACAGGCCCGCAGTGCGGAACGCGCTCGATGCCGAGCAGTGGCGTCGTCTTGCTTCCGCGCTCGGGGACGCGAAGCACGATACGAGCGTGCGTGCGGTGGTTCTGACAGGTGCTGGCGGGGTGTTCTCCTCCGGCGGTCAGTTGGGAGCTGACGGTCCGGCGCATCCGCTGGACCGCATGCGGATAATCTCCGCCACGGCGGTGGCACTGCACGACTTTCCGAAGCCGACGATCGCGAAGGTGTCGGGCCCGGCGATCGGGGGCGGATGGAACCTCGCGTTGTGCTGCGATTTCGTCATCTGCTCGAGTAACGCTACGTTCGCGCAGGTCTTTCCGCGGCGGGGGTTGTCCGTCGACGTTGGCGGTTCGTGGCTTCTGCCGCGTCTGATCGGGATGCAGAAGGCGAAGTTGTTGATGATGACCGGCGATCTTCTCGGCGCGGCCGAGGTGGAACGATTGGGGCTGGCCACCCAGGTGGTCGAGCCCGAAGAGCTCGATTCTGTCGTCGAGTCGCTCGCCGCGCGCCTGGCGGCCGGTCCGCCGGTCGCGCTGTCGTTGACCAAGTCTCTCCTGCACCAGGCGGCGGGCGCGGATTTCGCAAGCAGTCTCGAGGCGGAGGCGATCGCGCAAGCAGTGAACTTCGCCGGCGAGGACATCGAGATCGGCATGAAAGCCTTCAAAGCCAGAACGGCGCCGTCTTTCACGGGGCGTTGGTACTCGGAGTAGAGCGCCGGGTGGCGGATTCCCAGCAGATGAGCCAATCACTTCCTAATTTGGACTAAATATGTCAGTATTGTGGGTAGTCCCATTGCAGGGCTGCGTCGAGGTGGTGTCACTTTCCCGGGCGCGGTAGGCGGACGAAGGGTTCGGCGGGTACTGGGAACGAACGGGTCAAGGTGGTCCGTGGTCTCGAAGTGGTTGTCGTGAGGACGCCTTGAAGGAGTAAACCGGCGATGCATGAGGGGTATCGAATGAATGCGAGCGGAGGCGGCCACGAACCGCACACCGGTGATGTCCTGACTAAACAGCGTGGCAATGTCCTCTTGATCACGATCAATCGACCACAAGCCCGCAACAGCGTCAACCGGGTCGTCGCCGAGTCCATCGGCGAGGCGCTCGACACCGCCGAGACCGATCCAGCGGTGCGGGCAATTGTTTTGACCGGTGCGGGCGACCGCGCGTTCTGCGCCGGAGCAGATCTCAAGGCGCTGGCGGCGGGGGAAGACATTCATCCTCAGGGCCACCGCGCTCGCTGGGGTTTCGCCGGGTATGTCAATCACCCCGTCAGTAAGCCGACCATCGCAGCGGTCAACGGATTCGCTCTCGGCGGCGGAACAGAACTAGCCCTTGCCAGCGACTTGGTCGTGGCGGCGGACACCGCCGAGTTCGGTCTTCCCGAGGTGCGCCGCGGTCTGGTGGCGGCCGCCGGCGGTGCGTTCCGATTGGCGCAGCAGATTCCACGCAAAGTCGCCTTGGAGATGGCGTTCACCGGCGCGCAGATCTCGGCCTCGCGGGCCTTCGAGCTAGGGCTGATAACGCGGGTCGTACCACAGGCCGAGGTGCTTGCGGTGGCACTCGAGCTGGCCGAAGTCATCGCGGCGAATGCTCCGCTGGCCGTGCAGGCCACCAAACGGATTGCTGGCGGAATCACCGACGGGAGTGTAAAGCGTGACGAGGCCGATTGGGCGCGCAACCGCGCCGAGGCAGCCCGAGTGAGGCGCTCGCAGGACGCGCAGGAGGGACTTCGAGCCTTTGTCGAAAAGCGGACACCGAACTGGGCAGGACGATGAAACAACGATCCCGCGCCTCGCGGTCGCCGGCCATTGCCGGCCTCGGAATGACCGAACTGGGAAAGGTGTACGGCAAAAGCAGTAGTCAATTCGCCGCGGAGGCTGCACGGCTGGCGGTAGCCGATGCCGGTTTGCGTCTTTCGGATGTCGACGGCATCCTTGTTTCGGCGGGCGTGGCCAACGATGTCGGCCTCGGGCTGCAGGTCGATCTCAACCTGCGGGATCTCAAATTGCTGAGCCAGATGCAGGCATTCGGATCGACGGCCGGGGCAATGGTTCAGGTCGCGTCGATGGCCGTGGAGGCCGGGATGGCCGAGGTCATCGTGTGCGTCTTCGGTGACGCTCCACTTCAGGAAGGAGTGGGCTCCGGCCATGCCTATTCCGACGGCCACCGAACCCACTCAGGTTGGGCGGGGCTCCAGCGATCGACGGGCGCCGTGACCCCGAATGTGCTCTACTCCCTAGCCGCTCGGCGCCACATGCTCGAATATGGAACAACCTCCGAGCAGCTCGGTGCGATCGCCGTTGCCCAGCGTGATTGGGCGGTGCTCAATCCACTGGCGCAGATGCGTTCGCCCATCACCATCGAAGACCATCAGCATTCGCGGATCGTCAGCGATCCGTTCCATCTCTTCGATTGCTGCCTGGTATCGAATGGCGGGATTGCCGTGGTGGTGACCACTGTCGAACGCGCCCGCGACCTGAAGCAGCCCCCGGTTCATGTTCTCGGGTGGGCACAAAGTCATCCCGGTACGAGGTTGCGACGCAACGATGACTTCGGGCTGGTCACCGGTGCGGCACAATCGGGACCGGCCGCTATGGCGATGGCAGGCGTCATCACCGATGACATCGATATCGTCGAGATCTAC
Protein-coding sequences here:
- a CDS encoding enoyl-CoA hydratase/isomerase family protein — translated: MAQPNSPTSSQLEVEQVDGVLTLTMNRPAVRNALDAEQWRRLASALGDAKHDTSVRAVVLTGAGGVFSSGGQLGADGPAHPLDRMRIISATAVALHDFPKPTIAKVSGPAIGGGWNLALCCDFVICSSNATFAQVFPRRGLSVDVGGSWLLPRLIGMQKAKLLMMTGDLLGAAEVERLGLATQVVEPEELDSVVESLAARLAAGPPVALSLTKSLLHQAAGADFASSLEAEAIAQAVNFAGEDIEIGMKAFKARTAPSFTGRWYSE
- a CDS encoding SDR family NAD(P)-dependent oxidoreductase is translated as MQVSLEGKVALVTGSGRGIGAAIAAQLAHSGAEVAVCDLESDRADAVAQNLSEQGLGAHGFTCDVTSPEAVSALTRSVTAELGPIDIVVNNVGWAGDDPFVSLSVEQIRNLVDVNLMSTIFVCHEVGATMIERGAGRIINIASDAGRVGSGGQAVYAATKGGVIAFTKSLAREWAKRGITANCVSPGATDTPLWVDDTSDRIKSMLLSTIPLKRVGRTDEIATAVTFLVSDQASYITGQVLSVNGGLTMVD
- a CDS encoding thiolase family protein, whose protein sequence is MTELGKVYGKSSSQFAAEAARLAVADAGLRLSDVDGILVSAGVANDVGLGLQVDLNLRDLKLLSQMQAFGSTAGAMVQVASMAVEAGMAEVIVCVFGDAPLQEGVGSGHAYSDGHRTHSGWAGLQRSTGAVTPNVLYSLAARRHMLEYGTTSEQLGAIAVAQRDWAVLNPLAQMRSPITIEDHQHSRIVSDPFHLFDCCLVSNGGIAVVVTTVERARDLKQPPVHVLGWAQSHPGTRLRRNDDFGLVTGAAQSGPAAMAMAGVITDDIDIVEIYDCYTYTALVTLEDYGFCGKGEGGEFVSTPGNIGPDGKLKLNTGGGQLSSYYMWGMTPLSEAILQARGHAGARQQEQYELILVSGNGGILDHHSTLIVGS
- a CDS encoding glucose 1-dehydrogenase, with translation MENSTPIEPRIADPLFDISDKVAIVTGASSGLGRQFATAMAERGAYVVVVARRTEQLLALVDKYPERIRAVSADVTKEDQVQDVLDRTLEWRGAIDIVVNNAGITSIQPAEDEDVETFSKVLDVNLVALYRLCHLAGRHMLEQGRGTIINIASINSFVASWSIPQAGYCASKGAVTSLTRELAAQWADRGIRVNALAPGYFPSELTEELFASSAGERRFRRMPMRRGGREDELNGALVFLASDASSYMTGQTLVIDGGWTVV
- a CDS encoding nuclear transport factor 2 family protein → MSAEDKLAIIELNHRYAYLIDTGEPARWAAEVFTEDCFFDERQFGFGLHEGRQQIASYGNELMATAEHVVHHMTNHVITVHSETDATGVAFCICEAQHAGGGPRLRFNVIYEDEYRKVDSAWLISRRVLVKTFEPEQVEPVSESAA
- a CDS encoding TetR/AcrR family transcriptional regulator, with product MTSSSRAVGRPRVPNLDERVLDAARTVYGDRGWSGFTVDEVAKRAGVGKGSLYLRWPNKAALLVDAVRSAAPSVGNINLGNLELDLREFARQWMAFAQSIEGLMTSRLLMDRQSNKELAEVIGELDYPDYIRATRALVRRAVERGEIDPGITPTLIADLVAGAITTHVRSTPAGLAKIAHTESYLTQLVDTVLRGVDYRSPSPEDTPSS
- a CDS encoding mycofactocin-coupled SDR family oxidoreductase; this encodes MGKHRGKVALVTGAARGQGRSHALALAAEGADIIAVDICSDIAVVPYPLSTESELDETAQQIRKFGRRVVARKVDVRDMSAQQNVIDAAVAELGRLDIVVANAGIQTMGPIEDISEDAWNQVIAVNLSGVFFTARAVVPHLKRNEDGGAIVITSSIGGEVGLANLAHYVASKHGVIGLMKSMANELGPFNIRVNAVLPTSVRTPMIDNPATIALFDPAGATDGTLDAVAGAYAEMQSLPFPWLEPEDVTGMVMFLVSDAAARITGSSMRVDGGAITK
- a CDS encoding crotonase/enoyl-CoA hydratase family protein — its product is MNASGGGHEPHTGDVLTKQRGNVLLITINRPQARNSVNRVVAESIGEALDTAETDPAVRAIVLTGAGDRAFCAGADLKALAAGEDIHPQGHRARWGFAGYVNHPVSKPTIAAVNGFALGGGTELALASDLVVAADTAEFGLPEVRRGLVAAAGGAFRLAQQIPRKVALEMAFTGAQISASRAFELGLITRVVPQAEVLAVALELAEVIAANAPLAVQATKRIAGGITDGSVKRDEADWARNRAEAARVRRSQDAQEGLRAFVEKRTPNWAGR